Part of the Rissa tridactyla isolate bRisTri1 chromosome 3, bRisTri1.patW.cur.20221130, whole genome shotgun sequence genome, gaaaaaaaaaaggcatgtagcTACCAGCTCTTGTACCTGTACAAATCAAGCCTTCTAAACCTTGTTCAGTTTGAATTTTTGAAGGGAGAGCTTCATTTGTGTTGGTACTTGCCACTAAAAATTTTTAGTAAAAGTGAAGAACAgcatatgtaaatatgtatagATATTTAGAGACTTGAAAGTTATCTTTTTACATAGATTTCTCTTGTGTTTTCAGACTTTATATCTAAACCTTTAGATAAATATTTGCGTGTATAAACCGTTTACTGGCAAGTGTTTAATCTGTGGAGTTAGGGCCAACTGACTATACTTGCATTTTTAGAAGGGGAAAGTGGTGTTGTCAGATCAGATTATATACTATTTATGAACCAAAGAATATTCCCATTAACACTTTGACATGAGTATTTATCTtacttaaaatttatttccctcccccttttcctttttttagaggTCATTCCAACAGACAAGGAGGAAGTTGCATTCAAAGACCTTGACATAGCAATTCTGGTTGGCTCCATGCCAAGGAAAGAGGGCATGGAGAGGAAGGATTTACTCCAAGCAAATGCGAAAATTTTCAAGTCTCAGGGTGCGGCCTTGGACAAGTATGCCAAAAAGACTGTCAAGGTGAATATAGAAACTGAGTTTAAAAAGTTAACTCTCTGACTTATGTAGAGATTTAAATGCACTGTAGAATGGTATTACACAAGCAATAAGTGTAGGCATTGCTTTCCTTAAGCCCTGGAAAATGTGCCACAGTCGAGGTTACATGAGATATAGTATGTTAAATGGGTAGATGATTTAGTCCTGAACTTGTTTGGTGAAAAAGGTAAATGTTACATTGTATTGCTGTATTTCACACATAGTCTGAACTGgttaccaatttaaaaaaaaaaaaaaaaaaaggcagtcttcTGCTTGTTATCTCTCTTCTCTGGGGGAACTAAATTATCTACATGCAGCTGCCTGCTTCATATCCATCTGTGGCTTCAACATAATGACCCTTAACTTCAGTATTAATATGGAATTACAGTTGCACAAAAAATTGGCTTTATTTAGGTTGTTTGCATCTTGGTCTTTGGAGCATTGGAAGCTTTTAATTGTTCTCTCTCAGATTCCTTGAGCACGGTTAATGGGATCATGTGGCTGCTCTCCTACTGCTCTTAATCTCAGACCCAGACTCCGACTGTGCTTTGTAACTGACTTTTTAATGTCTACTTCCTCTGCTGATGAACTTCCTACTGCTTCTAAAGACTTGTTTGCTTCTTTATACAGTTGGAATAAAAACTATCAATATAACTATTGCAGAGTAATGGAAAATTCACTGAACTCACTTTCAAAAGGGGAAATACAAAGGGAGGTTTGCAGATTAGCTTGTGTGATTCAGAGTATATGGAGCTTGACGTTAATCATTTGAGGCACATTAGTAGATGAAGAatgaataaaaatcagttttccatAGTAATAAATTGATCTAAGTTCAGGCAATGTTTTACTTCTGGCTGCCTATGAACATTGAGATAAGTGACTGTACTGGCTTTCTTAATTATAAAGCAATTATATAAAGCTGTGGCAGCCAGTCTAGGAACAGTTTAAAATGTGATGGTAAATTCACTGTGGGCTGAGTAGTGTGTATGTATTGTGTTTTCCCTGAATCTAGTAGTGTGGGCTTTGAAGCTAGGCTGTGGGTCAGTGTGCAGATCTCACTAGAAGTCTTGTTCTCTTTCACATTTTCATGTCAAATTATAAAGAAGATACCtagctagaaaatatttttatgtgcgGTTATAAAAGACCTGGTGACTGTAAACAGCAGACATATAAAAAAATCTTGTTGAAGACAACTAAGAGATGTAGAAAACTTAactttttgatattttctttgaaagcaaagcCATGTATTTCACTTGAGGGacctgttttgcagaaatagcgTCTTCATCTTTCCACattccccttcccctctttcatttttagGTTGTGGTAGTTGGGAATCCAGCAAATACTAACTGCCTGATTGCATCAAAGTCAGCCCCATCAATACCAAAGGAAAATTTCAGCTGCTTAACTCGTTTGGATCACAACAGAGCTAAATCTCAGGTAAAAAGAGCCTGTTCACAGTAGAATGCTTTCTGTTGTCTCTGCTAAATACAAACAAAGCAATGCTTTCGAAGAAGCCTGTGCATTGAGAAGCTGAAGATAATACAATGGACATCTTTAATTTCCATTAGATCGCTCTGAAACTTGGCGTGTCTGCTAATGATGTGAAGAATGTCATCATCTGGGGCAACCACTCCTCCACTCAATATCCAGATGTTACCCATGCGAAGGTAAATGTGAAAGGAAAGGAAGTTGGAGTTTATGAAGCTATAAAAGATGACAGCTGGCTGAAGGGAGACTTTATCCTGGTAAGATctagtttgttgttttgttttgtttttaaatggtcattctgtgcttctgctttctcCTAACCTCATTTGAAATTGTAAACTATGTAAATGACTGGCTGAATGAAGCAGCTCTTCCTATCTAACTAGAATAAGTTACCTTATTGATTTATTagtcagaggggtggagcacctctctcaCAGAacgcaggctgagagagtttgggctgttcagcctggagaagagaaagctcagcgGAAACTTtgtagccccttccagtccctaaaggggctacaggaaagatggggagggactcttgatcagagAGTGGAGTAATAgtatgaggggtaacagttttaaactgaaagaggggagatttagattaggtattgaGAAGAAATtgttcactgtgagggtggtgagacactggcccaggttgcccagagaagctgtggctgccccattgctggaggtgttcaaggccaggctggatggggctttgaccaacctggtctggtgggaggtgtccctgcacatggcggaggggttggaactagatgacttttaaggtcccttctaacccaaaccgttctatgattctgtggtctTCAGATAGCTTGTCTCTGTCAGttacttgcttttgaaaaatttaagGCATTATGAAACTTAGATAAATACTACTAGAAAAAGCCATTTTGAGTGCTAATAATtcaacaaaaataactttgatCATAGTTTAGGTGCAGCTCATCTGGCACACAAGCACCATTCACTATGATGACTTTTTGGGGCATTGTTGTAGGTGAATCAGGATGATCTTCTGTTTGCTTCTCCacatccaccaaaaaaaaccctgcagccctcccccTGCACGTGCACGTgtatgtgcgcacacacacactttccaAATCTAAATCTGTGGCCTTGtcagcagcatttctgaaaaatctAGAAAACACCTGCAAATGTTTTAATGTAGCGTAGTAACAAATAACGTAGGGTCGTAAAACAAAATAATGGTATGAATTGATCAAGAGCTTAGGCTAACTAAATGCAATATAAAGTGAAACAGGGTTACTGAAGGCCCTGATGAATGAGACTCCGAGAAGCTGTACTTTGCTTGGTATTTCAATGCTACTGGCATGCTGATAGCCAGGTACCATATCTTAGCCAAGGCACCTTCATTTTGGGACTGAGGTGTGTTTTGTCATACAACCATACTCTGTCCTATCTTGGTTTTGGATAGAGCTTATTCCAGTTCATGCTTGCTGCTACAGAATAAATGACTGACTATGCTGGCAACCGAAGTTCATGAGCCAAAGTCTGTCCTTGCCCTTGATCCTACTCTATCTTACATGGCCAAGGCAGGAGATCGGTTTGGCCTTCTAGGTATGTTGTAATGCTGGTCTATGCTAGAATGCTTTGCCTAAGATAAAAGAGATTTGATAATTCTTGCTTTCTAGGCTGGAGTCTGGTTGGCATAGAGCCTTACCAaaacttattaaaagaaaaaagaaaaaccaacattTAAGAAGCTATTCTAATTCTAAGAAGCGCAATTCTTAAGTATGAAGTTTCTAAATGTAAACTTGAGTATAAGGTGTTAGGTTCAACTATCTTCAGGAATTAAATGAATTTTATGCATTAAATATTGTAAGGATTGAGACCAGCAAATAGTTCATGTTGGTATTCAGCAAAAAACCTTAATTCCCCATGTTGCACTGAGTAATCTTACTGTTGACATACATGAAGTCCCTTGGTGGTAAAAGCTTGAAACACCTGGTTGGTATGAAAGAAGTTAGAGGGCTGCTAGTTGTAAAGTGGGTACAAAGAAATGAGCCAATCTCTGAAATATTCCATTATGTTCTTGTCTTGGCAGAACTGTTCTAGGTTGTATTTCTGAATTGTATGGCCTGTTCATTTAGTGATAGAACTGTGTCTTGACTGatgaaatgaaataatgtttGTAAGGAGAGTTTTCCTCATGGCATTTATTAACAATGTTTAGACCGAGCCATGGTTGTGATGCTTTACAGTTACGGGTTTTTTCTTAATTGCAGACTGTTCAGCAACGTGGAGCAGCTGTTATTAAAGCTAGGAAGCTGTCCAGTGCAATGTCAGCTGCCAAAGCTATCTGTGATCATGTGAGGGACATCTGGTTTGGCACTCCAGCGGTAAGATGTTGCTCTTGAGTAAGTGCTTATTTGCCTAATGCTTTGATTACATGCCAGTGTCTTTGACCtcaagagtgtgtgtgtgtgtgtaagaatctgtctttttctggaaTAAAGT contains:
- the MDH1 gene encoding malate dehydrogenase, cytoplasmic translates to MGEPIRVLVTGAAGQIAYSLLYSIAKGDVFGKDQPLILVLLDITPVMTVLDGIVMELQDCALPLLREVIPTDKEEVAFKDLDIAILVGSMPRKEGMERKDLLQANAKIFKSQGAALDKYAKKTVKVVVVGNPANTNCLIASKSAPSIPKENFSCLTRLDHNRAKSQIALKLGVSANDVKNVIIWGNHSSTQYPDVTHAKVNVKGKEVGVYEAIKDDSWLKGDFILTVQQRGAAVIKARKLSSAMSAAKAICDHVRDIWFGTPAGEFVSMGVISDGNSYGVPEDLLYSFPVVIKDKTWKFVEGLPINDFSREKMNLTAKELIEEKETAVQFLSSA